Within Sphingobium aromaticiconvertens, the genomic segment TCTTGTCGCCGGGTACCGTGACCGCGCCGGACAGGGATGGGGCGGCGGAAAAGCGCATGGGGGCGGGCTGGTCGAGCGTAGAGGTCATCATGATCCGTGGGGAAGAGGAGCGAAAAAATGCGACCCGGCTTTTGACAGCGCGGTTTGCCTATGGCAAGGCGCCCGTCGCTTCGCGGACGACTGTGTCGAGCCGTGCGATTATCTGTTTTGAAACGAAAAGGACATGGCCGGACATGGTGAAGGCTGAATGGGGTACGAAGCGTACCTGCCCGAAGTGCGGCACGCGCTTTTATGATCTGGGCAATGATTCGCCGGTTGTTTGCATCAGCTGCAACAATCCGTGGGATCCAGAGCCGACCCTGAAGTCGAAGCAGCCACTGCCTTATGAGGAAGTCGCGCCCAAGAAGGTCATCGAGACTGCCGACGGCGAGCTGGAGACGGCGGACGACGATCTGGATGTGGATCTGGATATCGACGAGGACGATGATTCGCCGGATAATGACGTCGATCTGGGCGGCGATGACGACCTGGGCGTCGAAGCCGCTGGCGACGACGACGGTGACGACAACTAAGTCATTTTATGCTTGCAAACGGGGGTACTGCCACCTAATGGCAGCGCCTCCGATGCCGGTCCCAACCGGCTCGGACGATGGTGTTCGGGGCCTTAGCTCAGCTGGGAGAGCGCCTGCATGGCATGCAGGAGGTCAGCGGTTCGATCCCGCTAGGCTCCACCATCATTTCTCATGTTTGTATTGTCCATCTCTATCGAGTTGGGGCATTTGCAGCATGAACCTTTTGAGATGACGATTTGTCCTGATCGCATCCGATGGGGCCTTAGCTCAGCTGGGAGAGCGCCTGCATGGCATGCAGGAGGTCAGCGGTTCGATCCCGCTAGGCTCCACCATATTCCCACTATTGATACGTTCCTTCGGATGGGCATATTGTTTGCCGCTTTCCTCCGTACTATGGATGACGGTGGGGGACATATGAAAGATTCATTGGCTTTGCAGGCCGTCGCGCGCACGGACGATGACGCTATCCGCGCCATATTGGAAGATGTGTGCCGGATCACGCAAATGGGATTTGCCGCAGTCGCCCGCGTGACGGAGGATCGGTGGATAGCCTGTCAAGTGCTCGACAAGATTGAGTTTGGGCTGGACCCCGGCGATGAACTGAAGATCAAGACAACGATCTGCGACGATATTCGCCAGTCGGGTGCTTATGTCGTGATCGATCATGTCGATCTGGACATGGACTGGCGCACGCACCACACGCCTATGCTCTACGGTTTCAAAAGCTATGCGTCCTTCCCGATCCTGCTTGCGGACGGCAGCTTCTATGGAACCTTGTGCGCCATTGATCCCAACCCCAAGTCGGTGAGCGGCGCAGAGGTTGTCACAGCGATGCAGGCCCATGCGCAGAAGGTGGCGGAGATTGTGTCTGCCCGGATCGACATCGCCTCATCCGAGGCATAGGAGGCGCGCTCAGGCCGGATTGACGAAACTGTCCATCACCCGCTTGCGGCCCGCTGTCTCGAAATCGATTTCCAGCTTGTTGCCCTCAATCTCCGCCACGGTGCCATAGCCGAATTTCTGATGGAAGACGCGCAGGCCCACGGTCATGTCGTCGCGACCCTTATTACCCAGTGAAACGGCTGAGGTGCGCGCCTCCACGATGCGGACGGGTTCGCGGCTGAACTGGCCGGAGGATTGCGCGCGTTGCCAGCCGGGACCGCGCCCCGTGCTGCGCTGAACATCGGCGAAGGGGTCGGCGCGTTCCGACCAGTTGGCGCGCCATAGCGACGCCCCGCCCGCCATGCTGCTATCCTCGTTCACATTTTCGGGTGGCAGTTCGCCGACGAAGCGGGATGGAATGGAGCTGGTCCACTGGCCGTAGATCCGGCGGTTGGCGGCGTGCAGGATGATGCATTTGCGCCGCGCACGGGTGATCGCGACATAGGCGAGGCGGCGTTCCTCCTCCAGTGCATTGAGGCCGCCTTCGTCCAGCGCGCGTTGCGAGGGGAAGACGCCCTCTTCCCAACCCACAAGGAAGGTAGTGTCGAACTCCAGCCCCTTGGCCGCATGGATGGTCATGATCGTGACCTTGCGCTCCTCGGCCTTGGCATCATTGTCCATGACGAGGGATACATGCTCCAGAAAGGCACCCAGCGTCTCATATTCCTCCATCGCGCGGGCGAGTTCGGACAGGTTTTCGAGGCGACCGGCGCTTTCGGTCGTGCGTTCGGCCTGAAGCATGGCGGTATAACCGCTTTCGTCCAATATCTGTCGCGCGAGTTCGGCATGGGGCAACTGAGCCGCGCGGTCCCGCCAGCGGGCGAGGTCGCCGATGAAGCTGCCCAGGGCGCGGCGGGCCTGCGGCGTCAGTTCGTCAGTGTCGAGGATACGCGCGGCCGCCAGCATGAGGGGCGTGCCCTCTGCGCGGGCGAGGCGGTGCAGTTTCTCGACCGCCTTGTCGCCAAGGCCGCGCTTGGGAACATTGACGATACGCTCGAACGCCAGATCGTCGGCGGGCTGGTTGACGAGGCGGAGATAGGCGAGCGCATCGCGGATTTCGGCGCGCTCATAAAAGCGGAATCCACCGACGATGCGATAGGGCAGGCCGATCTGGATGAAGCGGTCCTCGAACTCGCGGGTCTGGTGCTGGGCGCGGACAAGGATGGCCACATCGTCCAGTGAACCGCCCTTGCGCTGGATCTGCTCGATTTCTTCGCCGACGCGTCGGGCCTCCTCAGGCCCGTCCCAGATGCCGACGACTTGTACCTTTTCGCCATCCAGCTCCTGCGTCCAGAGTGTCTTGCCAAGGCGTCCGCCATTCTCTGCGATCACCCTGGATGCTGCGGCCAGGATATGTGGGGTGGAGCGATAATTTTGTTCCAGGCGGACGATGGTCGCGCCCGGAAAATCCTTTTCAAACCGCAGGATATTGGCGACTTCTGCACCACGCCATGAATAGATGGACTGGTCGTCGTCGCCCACGCAGCAGATATTCTTGCGCTCCTGCGCGAGCAGGCGGAGCCAGAGATATTGGCTGGAGTTGGTGTCCTGATATTCGTCCACCATGATATATTTGAAGCGCTGCTGATACATGGCCAGCACTTCCCGATCTTTCTTCAGGATCGTCAGAACATGCAGTAGCAAGTCACCGAAATCACAGGCATTTACCTCACGCAATCGCGCCTGATAGGCGGCGTAAAGCTTCTGGCCCTTGCCATTGGCGTAGCCCTCGCTCTCGCCTGCATCGATGTCCTCCGGCGTCCAGCCCCGGTTCTTCCAGCGGTCGATCAGTCCGCCCAGTTGCCGCGCGGGCCAGCGCTTGTCGTCAATCCCCTCCGCCTGGATCAACTGCTTCATCAGGCGCAACTGGTCGTCCGTGTCAAGGATGGTGAAATTGGATTGCAGGCCAACCAGCTCGGCATGGCGACGGAGCATCTTTGCCGCGATGGCGTGGAAGGTGCCGAGCCAGGGCATCCCCTCCACCGCGTTCCCGATCATGCGGCCGACACGCTCGCGCATTTCGCGCGCCGCCTTGTTGGTGAAGGTGACGGCCAGGATTTCCGAAGGCCAGGCTCGGCGGGTGGCGACCAGATGCGCGAGCCGCGCGGTCAGCGCCGCCGTCTTGCCCGTACCCGCGCCCGCAAGCACCAGCACCGGCCCCTCCGTAGTCAGCACGGCTTCGCGCTGCGGCGTGTTGAGGCCGCGGAGATAAGGTGGATCGTCAGGCGAGGGGGCAGGGAAGGTCATATTGTCCTGGACGTAGGGAAAGGGGTAGAGCCGGACAAGAGGCGGGCGAGGGGCAAGCCGTTTGCGTTGCTCCTCGCTATATGAGAACAAAAAGAGAATCAATGGAGGGTGAGATGGTCAAGGGCAACTGTCATTGCGAGGCGATCAGCTATGAGGCGTCAGGCGATCCGGTCTATAGTGCGCTGTGCCATTGTTCGGATTGCCAAAAAAGTGCCGGTGCGCCGATGGTAGGCTGGACATTGTTTCCTGAAGGTCAGGTGACGATCAGCGGCAAGCCGGTCTTGTATCAATCATCGGAAGATGCGACCCGGCATTTCTGCGGGAATTGCGGCACCGGGCTGTTCTACACCAATCTAGTGACCTTTCCCGGCATGATCGACATACAGACGGCGACGCTGACCGATCAGTCTGTTTTCCCGCCTGCTATCCATGTCCAATATGTCGAAGCCGCACCGTGGATGGAGGGGGCTGGCGCTTTGCCCAAATTCGACCGCTATCCGGCATAGGGCTTCGGTCTTTCCTTTCCTCAACTGATGGCGTGCCGGGACCGCTTCGTCGCTGAAGCGGAACGGGTGCGTCATGGTCTTTGTTCTTGTCCCATGCCTTCGCGGCAGAACAGATAAGAACAGGAAAGGATATTTCCCATGAAGAGCCTGATGCTGGCGGGTGCCGCCATGCTGACCTTTACAATCGGTCTGCCCGGGGCTGCGGTTGCTCAGATGTCCGCGCCCTCCCAGGCGCCGGGCGCTCAACCGCCACCGTCGCCGGGTTCAGCCATGCCGCCGACGGGAGAGAGTGCGCCCATGCCTGCGCCGCCTGCCGCGCCACCTGCGGGAGCGGACCCCAACGCCGCGCAACCGACGGGTGCCGTTCCCGCCGATCCGGGCATGGCGCCAGCCCCAGCGGGAGCGCCGAGTGATCCAACTGCACCGGTAGGGTCGTCCGAAAACCCGGTGACGGTGGGTGGCAACATGACGCCCCCACCGGCAGAGGCGAAGGAATATCCGCTGTGTAGCAAGACGGTGCAGGACAGTTGTATGAATCCGGGTGAGGCGAAGCGGTCGAAAGCGAAAAAGCGTCGCTGAATGAAGCAGGCCATCGGGGCAGGGCGGCTATATGAGTGCCCCCAGCCCCGATCGGTCATGTGCAACATTGGGCGCGTGGAAGCGGGTTGGCGGATTTTCTGATCGCCGAGCAAGTGGGCGCTTACGCGTCCGCTTGCTCCCCCGCGCGCAATAGCGTGATCCGCGCTTTGCCGACATCCCGCACGGTGTCCACGGTAAACCCCTTGACGACGACATCCTCGCGCCGGTCGGTTTCGATACTGATCCAGGTGGCGGGGCCGGTCCAGCCGAGGCGGGCCAGCTTGTCGAGCGCCACCGCGCCTGCGCCACTGGCATAGGGCGGGTCCATGAAGATCAGGTCGAGAGGGGCGGGCGCCCGGCCTAGTGACAGGACCGAAGCCTGGCGAATGTCAGGGCGTATGCCCAGCCTGTCGCCATTGGCGCGGATCGAGTCGGCGGCGGCCTTGTCCTGCTCGACGAACAGGCAGGTGGCCGCGCCGCGCGAGAGTGCCTCGAACCCTAGAGCGCCTGATCCAGCGAAAAAATCGCCTACGGCCAGCCCCTCGAAATCGCCGATCCGGCTGAGTAGCATGGAAAAGAGCGTTTCACGGGTACGATCAGCGGTGGGCCGTGTGAGATCACCCTTGGGCGCGACCAACGGGCGGCCGCGCCATGTTCCGGAAATGATCCTCATCCCTGCTTCGTACTTTTCCTGAGAGTGGCGCGAAAAGCGTCCAACTCATGCTGGCGCACCTCTTCGACTGCGCCAGATGCCAGGTCGCCAAGCCCGAACGGGCCATAGCTGGTGCGGATGAGTCGATTGACCTCCAGGCCCAGATGTTCGAGCACGCGACGGACTTCGCGGTTCTTGCCTTCGGTCAGGGTCATTTCGATCCACTGGTTCCGGCCTGTTCGGCGTTCCAGATTGGCTTCGATTCGGCCATAATGCATGCCGTCAATCTCTACACCGTCGAACAAATCCTCCAACTGCTGCTGGCTGACCTCGCCAAAGGCGCGGGCGCGGTAGGTGCGCGGCACGCCGCTGGCGGGCAGTTCCATCTGGCGCTTGAATTCGCCGTCATTGGTCATCAGCAACAGACCTTCGGTAGTCATGTCGAGGCGGCCAATGGGCATCAGGCGTGGCAGGTCCGGGGCCAAAATGTCGTAGATGGTCGAACGGCCGCGCGGATCACGCTCTGTCGTCAGGTAGCCGGAAGGCTTGTGGAAAAGGAACAGGCGTGCTGGTGCAGGGGCGCTGACCGCCACGCCATCGACAGTGACGCCGTGGAGCGTGTCGAGCAGTGTCGCGGGCGTTGTCAGCGCTTCGCCGTTCAGGGCCACGCGGCCATCCTCGATCATTCGCTCGACTTCCCGGCGGGAAGCGATGCCGGCGCGGGCCAGTAGTTTGGCGATGCGCTGCGGACCCTCACCCTCCGTTGCGCCGACGCGCGCGGGGTGCGGGTTCGTGTTCGCGAGACGCGGCTTCTTGGGACCAATGGGCTTTGAGGCCCAAGGCTTGGCGGAGGCACCGGACAAAGCACCCGTCTTACGCTGGCCGAAGACTGGGCGAGCGGCACCCGGTGCTGTCGGCTTGCGGCCTGTGCCCGGTCTTTTTGGTGGCCCGGATTTTTTTGGCGGTTCCAGGGAAGGGGTTCCTTTTCGTGAGCGCGTGTCATCCCCATATAGCAGGCACGCGTGAAATGACGAATGGTGCCGTCTCCAAGCCTGCGCGAGGGGACCGGCGGCGCTAAAGGGAAACCGGCAGGCCGCCCGCAGCGTTTATCATGGACGCATTGGCGCAAGCAGGGCGGATCGGCAAATGCTTTTCGGACGGGAATTGATTACGCGGGTCGTTGGCGGACGGGACAGGGCCATCCACACGATCCTGATCGTCGAGGATGAGCCGCTTGTCGCGTTCGATAACGAGCATCTGCTGGTCCATTCGGGATATGATGTTGCCGCGACCGTCGATAGCTATGACCATGCCATCTCCGCGATTGATGCGGGTGGGATCGACCTGGTGATTGCCGATATCAGTTTGCGGGGTGAGCGAAACGGGGTGGATATTGCGCGCTATGCCCATGCCCTCGCCATACCGGTCCTGTTCGTTACCGGCGCTTGTCCCGCCGACGCGCAGGCGCTGGCGATCGGGTGCCTCGCCAAGCCCTATTCGCAGCGTGACTTGCTGCTGGCGATCGAGGTAGCGGACGCCCTGATGCGGTCCACCCAACCGCCGCGGCCCCCTGTGGGCATGAGTGTGTTTTCGCAGGTCGCCTGATTTCACGCTTCTGTCGCTTGCCAGTCCGGTATTTGCCCATATGGTGGCGCCGGATCGCGAATAAGGGGCAAGGCAAGAATGACGCAGGTCGCGCAAGGAACGAAAAGCTGGCTGGATGCGCTGCGCCCCTATGGTGAGCGGGCCCCGCTGGCGGCGCTGGCGCTGGGCATATCATCCGGTTTCCCCTTCGCGATGATCGGCGCCAATCTGGCGTCGCGGCTGGCGCAGGACGGCATCGACAAGAAAAGCGTTACGGCGTTCAGCCTGGTGCTGCTGGCCTATAATTTCAAATGGTTATGGGCCTGGGTTATTGAAGGGGTTCAACTGCCCGTGCTGCATTGGCTGGGGCAGCGCGTGTCGTGGATGCTGTTGACGGGCATCCTTGTGATGGCGGCGGTTGTCAATCTGGCGTTCGTCGATCCGTCGAGCGACATCATGGCCACCGTTCGCGCCGCTATCCTGCTGGGTATTGCCGGGGCCACGTTCGACATCATCATCGACGGCTATCGCATTGAGATATTAAAGCCCGAACAAATGGGCGTTGGCGCAGGCATGTCGCAATATGGCTGGCGCATAGGCGCGGCCGCAGCGGGTGCTTTGGGTTTGGTGATTGCCCAGCATTGGAACTGGACGATCGCCTATATCGTCTGCGCGGGCTTTGCCTTGCCGGCGATGATCGCCGCGTTGGTGGTGGGGGAACCAGAAAGGCACCATCCGATCGCATCGCGAAAAAGCGGGGGCGAACTGGTGCAGGCGATCATCGGACCGTTCGTCGACTTTTTCCGGCGCAAGGGTGCGTTGCTCGTGCTGTTGTTCATCATCGTGCATAAGATCGGCGATACGCTTGCCAACCTGACATTCCGACTGCTTTTCAATGACCTTGGCTATACGAACGACGAGATTGCAATTTATGACGTCGGAGTGGGGTTCTGGGCCTTGCTGGCGGGGATTTTCGTGGGCGGCATCCTGTATGCGCGATTGGGGTTGAAGCGCTCGGTACTGATCAGCCTGATCCTGATGGCGATATCGAACTTCAGTTTTGCGGGGCTTGCGGCAGCGGGCAAGAGCAACATGGGGATGGCGGGCGCGATCGGGTTCGAGAATTTCGCGAGCGGGATCGGCGGTGTCGCGGTCGTCGCCTATTTCTCGGCGCTATGTGATCTGCGCTTTACCGCCGCGCAATATGCAATGATCTCCGCTGCGGCGAGCATTGTCGGGCGGTTCCTGACGGGCACGACCGCAGGCTCTCTGATCGAGCGGTTCGGCTATGTCGATTTCTACCTGCTGACCACTGCGCTGGCCGTGCCGGGCATCATCCTCTTCTGGTTGATGATGCGGAGCGGCCTGATCGACGCCAGCGTCGGCAGTGCGGGGAGGGAGCGTGCCCCAACTGATCAGGCCGCAGATTCTTAACCCGCCGCGTAGAGGTCGAGCGGGCGGCCCAGGTCGCCATAGCTTTGCGCGACGGCCTGAAGGCAGGTGAGCGCGCCCAAGGCGTTGTCATTGTCAAGCAAGGTCGTAAGGCGGTGATAGGCTGCGGGAGCATCGTTCAGCGCTTCGCCGACCGCCTGCATGATCTGCGCCTCATCGCTGGTCATCCGGGCGCAGCAACAGGGGGCGACCAGGATCTTGCGGCTGGATGCGCGCGCCATTTCCAGCATCATCGCGCGCATCAGCACCAGTGGACGGCGATAGCTTTTGCCGAAACCGCCCAGCATCGCATGGGCGGCATGGGCGTCATTCACGCCCGCACTTGCCATCCGGCGCAGCGCAAAGAGGAACAGGCGATTGCCATAGCCGCAGGGCGGCATGATCTGATGCTGGGCTGTCGCGGACTGGTTTTCTTGCATGGCGCGCCTTCCTTCTCTCCAAAGACTGGAAAGGAAGGTACGCTATTGCGAGTCAATCGCAAGTAAAAAAGAAAGCTTTGCGATCAGTCGGGCAATTGTGCGTTCAACCGAAGAATCTGGCCTGCCAAATAGAGGGAGCCGCCAATGAGGATGCTGGGTGGTCGCGCGCCCTGCGTGGACATGGCGATCGCGTTGATGGCCTGTTCCGGGCTGTCATGCGCGGTGCAGCCGATCGACCAACGCGCCGCCACTTCGGCAAAACGTTCGGCCGGATGATGATCGTGGCCAGGAACGGGCAGGGCGTGGATATGCCCGATCTTTCCCGCGAAAGGCGCGAGGAACGCCTCCACATCCTTGTTCGCCAACATCCCGATGATGAGGTGCAAAGGCTCGCCTGCCAGCCGTTCCTTGGTGAAGAAGGCGCCGATCGCCTCGCCCGCGCCCGCATTATGACCGCCATCGAGCCAGACGGTGCTTTCAGGGGGCAGCGGTGATAGCAGAGGCCCGTGGTCCAGCCGTTGCAGCCGCGCGGGCCAGTGCGCCCAGAGCGGCGCGGCTTTCAGTGCGGCCTCCGACACCGGGACGACATCCTGATGCCGCAACATGGCGAAGGCGAGCGCGGCGTTCATGGTCTGGTGCGCGCCGGGCAGGCGCGGCAGCGGCGTTTCGATACGTCCCTGCGAATCGCGATAATGGAGGCGGTTGCGATAGCTGGCCGCGTCCCATGTGTCGCCCATCGACAGCCATTGCGAACGGGCGCGCGTTACCGCCTCCAGCAACACGGGGCGCAGGGTTTCGGAGTAACGCTGGGTGACGAGGGAGACGCCGGGCTTTGCGATTCCGGCTTTCTCTGCCGCGATCTGCGCGAGGCTGTCGCCCAGGAAGGTCTGATGATCGATGCCGAGTTGGGCGATGCCGCAAATAACGGGATCGACAAGCACGTTGGTCGCATCGAGCCGCCCGCCAAGGCCAACCTCGACGATGCAGGCGTCGGCGGGATGTTCGGCAAAGGCGAGGAAGGCGGCGGCGGTCGTCACCTCGAAAAAGCTGGCATCGACGCCCTCAGCAATGTCCAGCACCCGCTCCAGATAGCGGGCGAGTGCGGCATCCTCGATCAGGGTGCCGCCGATGCGAATGCGTTCGTTGAATCGGACGAGATGGGGCGAGGTGAAGACGTGAACGCTCTTGCCGTCCGCCTCCAGTGCTGCGCGCAGGAAGGCGCAGGTCGATCCCTTGCCATTGGTGCCAGCAACATGGAATGTTGGCGGCAATGCGCGATGCGGATCGCCCAACCGCTCCAGCAGTCGTGCTATCCGCTCCAGCCCCAGCGTGTCGGCACCGGGCGAGAGCGTCCATAGCCGGTCAAGCTGTGCCTGCACATCGGCACTGTCGGAGATGGCATGATCTGGCACGGCGTTGCTCCCGCGCCGCCGGTCAGGCCGCCGCCGCGGGCGTCAGATAGCCGATCACCCGCGCCAGCGTGTCGCGCAGGTTGTGACGTTCCACCACCATGTCGAGCATTCCGTGGTCGAGCAGATATTCGGCGCGCTGGAACCCCTCGGGCAGCTTTTCGCGGATCGTGCTTTCGATGACACGCTGGCCTGCAAAGCCGATCAGCGCGTTCGGTTCGGCGATCTGGATATCGCCCAGCATCGCATAGCTGGCGGTGACGCCGCCGGTCGTCGGATCGGTCAGCACGACGATATAGGGCAGACCCGCCGCGTGCAGCTTTTGAATGGCGACGGTCGCGCGCGGCATTTGCATCAGGGACAATATCCCTTCCTGCATCCGTGCACCGCCCGCCGCAGTGAAGATCACATAAGGGCTTTTATGGGCGATCGCGTCGTTGACGCCCTGAATGAAGGCTGCGCCCACGCCCATGCCCATCGACCCGCCCATGAAGGCGAAATTCTGGACACCCATGACCAACGGCACGTCATCGATCGCGCCGCGCGCGTTGATCAGCGCATCCTGATCGCCGGTCGACTGGCGTGCGGCCTTGATACGGTCGGGATAGCGTTTGGAATCGCGGAATTTTAGCGGATCTTCGGCGACCGAGGGTGTGGGCAGCAGAATGAATCCGGGGTCGAGGATCTGTGAGAAGCGTTCCGCCGGGCCGATCCGGCCATGATAGCCGCAGCGTGGACAAACCGAGAGATTATCCTCCCACTCCTTGATGAACACCATGTCGCTGCACGAAGGGCATTTATGCCACAGCGTTTCGGCGGTTGTGTCCTTCTTGGCAATGAAGGGAATGGCGTTACGTACCCGATTGATCCAGCTCATGCGGCATTCTCCCGGCCGATCGCCCGGCCAAGCGAACCGGCGCTGACGAGCGCGTCCTTGAGCGAAGCGACGAAATCCTTGACGAAGGGCGCGGCGGCACCCCCGTGCGAACCGATAATGTCGACAATGGCAGAGCCGACGATCACACCATCGGCGATCCGACCGATGGCGGCGGCCTGTTCCGGCCCGCGCACACCGAAACCCACGGCGATCGGCAGGTCGGTCGAGGGACGCAGCCGCGCCAACGCCATTTCGATCGTGGCGTGCGCGGCCTGTTGCTTGCCAGTGATGCCAGCGACTGCGACTTGATAGAGAAAACCGCTGGCGCCATCGAGGACGGCGGGCAGGCGCACGGCGTCGGTGGTCGGCGTCGCCAGGCGGATGAGGTGGATGTCAGCGTCACGCAGCGCAGGGCCGATTTCCGCGTCTTCCTCCGGCGGTACATCGACGCAGATGACGCCATCGATGCCGGCGGCCTTGACTTGCATGGCGAACCAGTCGGCCCCGCGTACCAGCATGGGATTGGCATAGCCCATCAATACCAGTGGCACGTCAGGGTGCCGTGCGCGAAAAGCGGTGGCGATGGCGAGAATATGGGCGGTTTTTGTGCCCGCACCCAGACTGCGAAGGTTCGCCAGTTCGATCGCGGGGCCATCGGCCATCGGATCGGTGAAGGGCATCCCCAATTCGATGATGTCAGCGCCGCCTTCGACAAGTGCGTCAAGGATATTGCCGGTTGCATCAGGCGTAGGATCGCCAGCGGTCACAAAGGTGATCAGCGCGGCGCGGTTCTGCGCTTTGCAGGCGGCAAAGCGGGTGGCCATCCGGTCCATGCTCATATCTCCACCCCCAGCGCGGCGGCAACGGTGAAGATGTCCTTGTCACCCCGGCCGGAGAGATTGACGACGATGATCTTGTCCGCGTCCATCGTCGGCGCGACCTGCTCGGCGGCAGCGATGGCGTGGGCGGATTCGAGTGCGGGGATGATCCCTTCCAATGACGAAAGGGTCTGGAAACTGGCCAGCGCCTCGTCATCGGTGATGGGCATATATTGCACCCGGCCGATTTCGTGCAGCCAGCTATGTTCCGGGCCGATGCCGGGATAATCGAGGCCCGCCGAGATACTGTGCGCCTCGGTGATCTGGCCATCCTCATCCTGAAGCAGATAGGTGCGGTTGCCATGGAGGATGCCAGATGCGCCACCCGCCAGGCTGGCGGCGTGCTTGCCGGTCAGGCCTTCGCCCGCAGCCTCCACACCGATCATGGCGACGTCCGCGTCATCCAGGAAAGGGTGGAACATGCCGATGGCGTTGGAGCCGCCACCGACCGGCGCGATCAGCAGGTCGGGCAGGCGGCCTTCGGCCTCCACGATCTGCGTGCGGGTTTCGGTACCGATCACGGACTGGAAGTCGCGGACCATCTCTGGATAGGGATGTGGCCCTGCGGCGGTGCCGATGATGTAGAATGTATCGTGGACGTTCGAGACCCAGTGACGCAGAGCATCGTTCATCGCGTCCTTGAGGGTCTGGGAACCGGACGTGACGGAAATCACCTCTGCACCCAGCAGCTTCATGCGGAAGACGTTGGGTTGCTGCCGCGCGACATCCTTGGCGCCCATGAAGATGGTGCATTTAAGGCCGAACAGCGC encodes:
- the trpB gene encoding tryptophan synthase subunit beta encodes the protein MTIVNSLRSQPDERGHFGAFGGRYVAETLMPLILELERVYKAAKVDQAFHDEFQHLLKHYVGRPNPLYYASRLTESVRAKAEPGKGARIYLKREELNHTGAHKINNCIGQILLARRMGKEKIIAETGAGQHGVATATVAALFGLKCTIFMGAKDVARQQPNVFRMKLLGAEVISVTSGSQTLKDAMNDALRHWVSNVHDTFYIIGTAAGPHPYPEMVRDFQSVIGTETRTQIVEAEGRLPDLLIAPVGGGSNAIGMFHPFLDDADVAMIGVEAAGEGLTGKHAASLAGGASGILHGNRTYLLQDEDGQITEAHSISAGLDYPGIGPEHSWLHEIGRVQYMPITDDEALASFQTLSSLEGIIPALESAHAIAAAEQVAPTMDADKIIVVNLSGRGDKDIFTVAAALGVEI
- the accD gene encoding acetyl-CoA carboxylase, carboxyltransferase subunit beta; this translates as MSWINRVRNAIPFIAKKDTTAETLWHKCPSCSDMVFIKEWEDNLSVCPRCGYHGRIGPAERFSQILDPGFILLPTPSVAEDPLKFRDSKRYPDRIKAARQSTGDQDALINARGAIDDVPLVMGVQNFAFMGGSMGMGVGAAFIQGVNDAIAHKSPYVIFTAAGGARMQEGILSLMQMPRATVAIQKLHAAGLPYIVVLTDPTTGGVTASYAMLGDIQIAEPNALIGFAGQRVIESTIREKLPEGFQRAEYLLDHGMLDMVVERHNLRDTLARVIGYLTPAAAA
- the trpA gene encoding tryptophan synthase subunit alpha, which codes for MDRMATRFAACKAQNRAALITFVTAGDPTPDATGNILDALVEGGADIIELGMPFTDPMADGPAIELANLRSLGAGTKTAHILAIATAFRARHPDVPLVLMGYANPMLVRGADWFAMQVKAAGIDGVICVDVPPEEDAEIGPALRDADIHLIRLATPTTDAVRLPAVLDGASGFLYQVAVAGITGKQQAAHATIEMALARLRPSTDLPIAVGFGVRGPEQAAAIGRIADGVIVGSAIVDIIGSHGGAAAPFVKDFVASLKDALVSAGSLGRAIGRENAA
- a CDS encoding folylpolyglutamate synthase/dihydrofolate synthase family protein encodes the protein MPDHAISDSADVQAQLDRLWTLSPGADTLGLERIARLLERLGDPHRALPPTFHVAGTNGKGSTCAFLRAALEADGKSVHVFTSPHLVRFNERIRIGGTLIEDAALARYLERVLDIAEGVDASFFEVTTAAAFLAFAEHPADACIVEVGLGGRLDATNVLVDPVICGIAQLGIDHQTFLGDSLAQIAAEKAGIAKPGVSLVTQRYSETLRPVLLEAVTRARSQWLSMGDTWDAASYRNRLHYRDSQGRIETPLPRLPGAHQTMNAALAFAMLRHQDVVPVSEAALKAAPLWAHWPARLQRLDHGPLLSPLPPESTVWLDGGHNAGAGEAIGAFFTKERLAGEPLHLIIGMLANKDVEAFLAPFAGKIGHIHALPVPGHDHHPAERFAEVAARWSIGCTAHDSPEQAINAIAMSTQGARPPSILIGGSLYLAGQILRLNAQLPD